Proteins from a genomic interval of Phyllopteryx taeniolatus isolate TA_2022b chromosome 3, UOR_Ptae_1.2, whole genome shotgun sequence:
- the trpm6 gene encoding transient receptor potential cation channel subfamily M member 6 isoform X3, with protein sequence MSLKSWIEETFSRRECVKFILSSRDLHRCFPVNQVCQNLIRCCCGRLMVEHLQQEAPAPTVIFPVPEQDVAEDWSLELHTTASPTDAYGTIDFQDSATRACRAKFVRLAVDSKPEALLQLMLKEWQMERPKLLLTVHGGSENFTLPPKVKQAFSKGLITAARSTGAWILTDGINTGVSKYVGEAVKTFGGHNLRKRNTIGITPWGVIDNNADLIGRDVFKPYQPLGNPLRKRAYLNGFHSHFLLVDDGTLGKYGCQEGLRKKLQKHIQLLKIHPRLKQRVPMVCVVVEGGPAIVSTVLDYVSNDPPVPVFVFEGSGRAADLFAFLHKHTDIDRQLDADIKLDFLARIGDVFGVDRKEASRLCALLLECMDHRQSITIFDSESEEQMAPDAAILTTILKGTKASAAEQLSMTLAWDRADIAQKNVLVFGQHWQVGSLEQAMLDALVMDRVSFVKLLIDNGMTMSHFLTVDRLVELYNMPQGQTDHFLHHLVEDVKQTSLALGYRLSLIDMGLVIEYLIGGAYCSTYTRKHFRTAYNGLQEKKGRCVSTPSLSKQKMGTIPNSQRNFFRTAQPYKRKDQNVPHGTSENAVLSGGLCEAPLVFSFNFNDVFVWAVLQQRQQMALFLWQHGEEALARATVACKLYRSMAFKARQSSMDDHMAERFKAYSLEFGQLAVNVLDCAFRQNEKMAMKLLTSEMAAWSHFTSLQIAVSSCHRPLVSHSCTQTLLTDLWTGPLNMSKNSYLKIILSLLLPPAILLLDFKSKAEMCHVPQSHEAILFGRDTLKSGAAHDETDHVANQDAEHGLPSQERYLGSRSGILFPITLHGVSWITRLYEFYTAPVVKFWFHTMSYLAFLMVFSYTILVKMDDQPGVQEWLVILYILTTAVEKTREVLMSEPRKLSQKLKIWFSEYWNLSDFIAIVLFLFGFVMRWHADPFRTAGRIAYCLDIIFWFVRVMDLLAVNQHAGPYLTMITKMTSNMFFIVVMMAIVLLSFGVSRKAILSPDEDPSWSLTRDVVFQPYWMIYGEVYASEIDACDDGRPCAPASFLTAFLQAVYMFFQYIIMVNILIAFFNNIYFDMASTSNKLWKYNRYRYIMTYQDRPWLPPPLILLSHMAFGVRAIYKQLHGNAEGDERSSGLKLYLDHDDRKKLHEFEEKCVQAYLYEKNKDLHSSQKNRIRVTADRAEEMCTMVGEVSEKVSIIQDSLTEVDSQLGQLQDLSALAVDTLTLLSASDNLHQEEARLAQSRPIQTSQHVLPHSWTLHHRGGADYDVANMRRLMCKPCKSTPSSLIQGCPLRQAPQESHRGGSGIEGQMEEGEEEGSQLPETRHPRELCVGVSQTAPLATVLHLHGVGRHLSAFSDQTPYESRGPSRCGSLPSLKFTDRGLESPHVKLWSCDLHCEEIDMEEEEEEGNGNDDKKEQNEPAHEQLSNLEVSRPTSNVDLSEPENISEDFENSAFRQLDTQFICQNRPFAKSPRSAYRSRDYPHGYCRSLSSSVENMTFSGASPIPRGGSFPYLNEALNKQGAKRSFRDDTSLQCSRSREWSKSSDFTQVLNSERSPNRKTVKIQESSSENGTMHTFWSDACWKRWRRSKGEPACLSASTSLRQLNFEPLDLQKQVFSHQDVLSPTHSACNSRARSVSRRSSSQNGINAEGSSSFQSSDMLCPHYSAMERNNLMRLAHTIPFTPVSILGGEEVSIYCLEEVRSEANRESSTVSSWSSRGLSAMLQPLPSEEGSLDGGLRQGCRVLCTWAERDALIPGMVYIVKAFRPEVLSAWQKYFHGSTALQLCLREIQQQRAAHRMMQVFNQIKPASIKHSPKFLDVSLVLWHSNGQWLTIERNMSGNFRKYNNNTGEETTPSCPLEELLLAFSHWTYEYSCRELLVLDVQGVGEELTDPTVVMAEMHSGAVSEMLFGPDNLGDSAINAFLLKHSCGACCHTLGLTALRRHLDTCKSSSWAEPTPGAAEREDEEKKASFYL encoded by the exons ATG TCACTTAAGTCGTGGATTGAGGAAACCTTCTCCAGGAGAGAATGTGTGAAGTTTATCCTCTCCTCCCGAGATCTTCACAG atgctttccagtaaatcAAGTATGTCAAAACCTGATCAG GTGCTGTTGTGGTCGTCTAATGGTGGAACACCTTCAGCAAGAGGCACCTGCCCCCACGGTCATCTTTCCAGTTCCTGAACAGGATGTGGCGGAGGACTGGTCCTTGGAGCTACACACTACAGCCAGTCCCACCGACGCCTACGGGACCATAGACTTTCAGGACAGTGCGACACGCGCGTGTCGGGCCAAG TTTGTGCGTTTGGCTGTGGACTCAAAGCCGGAGGCGCTGCTCCAGCTGATGCTGAAGGAGTGGCAGATGGAGAGACCCAAGCTCCTACTTACCGTCCATGGAGGATCTGAGAACTTCACCCTTCCTCCCAAAGTCAAACAAGCTTTCAGTAAAGGCCTGATCACTGCGGCCCGCAGTACAGGCGCATGGATACTTACTGACGGTATTAATACTG GTGTTTCCAAGTATGTGGGCGAGGCAGTGAAAACATTTGGGGGCCACAACCTGAGGAAGAGGAACACAATTGGGATCACACCTTGGGGAGTGATCGACAACAACGCAGACCTCATAGGAAGAGAT GTCTTCAAGCCTTACCAGCCACTGGGGAATCCTTTGCGCAAGAGGGCCTATCTTAACGGTTTCCACTCCCACTTTCTTCTGGTGGATGATGGAACGCTCGGAAAATACGGTTGCCAAGAAGGCCTCAGGAAGAAGTTGCAAAAACACATTCAACTGCTGAAGATCCACCCGC GACTGAAGCAAAGAGTGCCGAtggtgtgtgtggtggtggaaGGAGGCCCTGCCATTGTGTCCACAGTGCTGGACTACGTCAGCAATGACCCCCCCGTACCGGTGTTTGTGTTTGAGGGATCTGGAAGGGCTGCCGACCTGTTTGCCTTTTTACATAAGCACACTGATATTGACAG GCAATTAGATGCAGACATTAAACTGGACTTCCTCGCAAGGATTGGGGACGTGTTCGGAGTCGATCGAAAGGAAGCGTCTCGCCTTTGCGCTCTCCTCCTGGAGTGTATGGATCACAGACAATCT ATTACCATCTTTGATTCAGAGTCAGAAGAGCAGATGGCCCCGGATGCCGCCATTTTGACCACCATTCTCAAGG GCACAAAGGCCAGTGCTGCAGAGCAGCTGAGTATGACTCTCGCCTGGGACAGAGCTGACATTGCTCAGAAAAACGTTCTGGTCTTTGGACAACATTGGCAG GTGGGTTCATTGGAACAGGCCATGCTGGATGCTTTGGTGATGGACCGTGTCAGTTTTGTCAAACTGCTGATTGACAACGGCATGACAATGAGTCACTTCCTCACCGTGGATCGCTTGGTGGAACTTTATAACATg CCTCAGGGGCAGACTGACCATTTTCTTCATCACCTTGTTGAGGATGTGAAACAG acatCTTTAGCTCTCGGTTACCGACTGTCTCTCATTGACATGGGCTTGGTCATTGAGTACCTCATTGGAGGAGCATACTGCAGCACCTATACACGCAAACATTTCAGAACTGCCTATAACGGACTGCAGGAAAAG AAAGGGAGATGTGTCAGTACACCTTCCTTGTCCAAACAAAAAATGGGAACGATACCAAATTCCCAAAGGAATTTCTTTCGAACTGCTCAGCCTTACAAACGCAAG GACCAGAATGTGCCACACGGTACCAGTGAAAACGCTGTATTGAGTGGCGGTCTTTGCGAAGCGCCACTCGTCTTTTCTTTCAACTTTAACGACGTCTTCGTGTGGGCCGTGCTTCAGCAACGCCAGCAGATGGCTCTGTTCCTGTGGCAGCATGGTGAAGAGGCTCTTGCCCGGGCCACAGTGGCCTGCAAGCTTTACCGCTCCATGGCCTTCAAGGCACGACAAAGCAGCATGGATGACCACATGGCAGAACGCTTCAAAGCATATTcgct tGAATTTGGtcagctggcagtgaatgtctTGGACTGCGCTTTTCGTCAGAATGAGAAGATGGCAATGAAGCTGCTCACTTCTGAGATGGCGGCGTGGAGCCACTTCACCAGCCTGCAAATAGCAGTTTCTTCGTGTCACAGACCCTTGGTTTCGCACTCTTGTACGCAGACCCTCCTCACCGATCTCTGGACTGGCCCACTCAACATGAGCAAAAACTCATATCTAAAG ATCATTTTGAGCCTTCTTCTGCCTCCTGCCATTCTGCTCCTGGACTTCAAAAGTAAAGCCGAAATGTGTCACGTTCCCCAGTCTCATGAGGCAATTCTCTTTGGACGCGACACTCTTAAGTCAGGAGCAGCTCATGACGAAACTGATCACGTG GCTAACCAGGATGCAGAGCATGGACTTCCATCCCAGGAGCGATATCTTGGTTCTCGGTCTGGAATCCTTTTCCCAATCACTTTGCATGGTGTGTCCTGGATCACAAGACTCTATGAGTTCTACACAGCTCCTGTTGTTAAGTTCTGGTTCCATACA ATGTCATACCTCGCATTCCTAATGGTCTTCTCCTACACCATCTTAGTCAAGATGGATGATCAACCCGGTGTCCAGGAGTGGTTggtcattttatatattttgactACAGcggtggagaaaaccagagag GTTCTAATGTCAGAACCGAGAAAGCTGAGCCAGAAGCTGAAGATTTGGTTCTCGGAGTACTGGAACTTGTCCGACTTCATTGCCATCGTTCTCTTCCTGTTTGGTTTTGTGATGCGTTGGCATGCTGACCCATTCCGGACAGCCGGACGGATCGCTTACTGTCTAGATATTATATTTTGGTTTGTCAGGGTGATGGATCTGCTGGCTGTCAACCAACACGCCGGTCCCTACCTTACAATGATCACCAAAATG ACCTCGAACATGTTCTTTATCGTGGTCATGATGGCAATTGTACTGCTCAGTTTTGGGGTATCCAGGAAGGCCATCCTGTCACCAGACGAGGACCCGTCATGGAGTTTAACACGTGACGTCGTGTTCCAGCCTTACTGGATGATCTATGGAGAGGTCTACGCATCAGAGATAGATG CGTGTGATGACGGTCGTCCATGTGCTCCTGCTTCTTTTCTCACGGCATTCCTTCAAGCTGTCTATATGTTCTTCCAGTACATCATCATGGTCAACATTCTCATTGCTTTTTTTAA CAACATCTACTTCGATATGGCATCAACATCCAATAAGTTGTGGAAGTACAACCGCTATCGCTACATAATGACCTATCAGGACAGACCGTGGCTGCCTCCACCCCTGATTCTTCTCAGTCACATGGCCTTTGGTGTGAGAGCCATTTACAAGCAACTTCATGGAAATGCTGAGGGAGATGAAAGAAGCTCTGGACTTA agcTCTACTTAGACCACGACGACCGCAAGAAGCTCCATGAATTTGAGGAGAAATGTGTACAGGCCTACCTCTATGAGAAGAATAAAGATCTCCACAGCAGTCAGAAGAACAGGATCCGCGTCACGGCTGACAG AGCAGAGGAGATGTGCACGATGGTGGGCGAAGTCTCCGAGAAGGTCAGCATCATTCAGGACAGCCTTACCGAGGTGGACTCGCAGCTGGGTCAACTTCAGGACCTCTCGGCGCTGGCTGTGGACACACTGACCCTGCTCTCGGCCTCTGACAACCTACATCAAGAGGAGGCTCGCCTGGCTCAGTCCCGACCGATCCAAACATCTCAACACGTCCTCCCTCACAGCTGGACTCTGCACCACAGAGGCGGCGCCGACTATGATGTGGCCAATATGAGACGACTGATGTGCAAGCCTTGTAAAAGTACTCCATCGTCGTTGATCCAAGGCTGCCCTCTTAGACAAGCGCCGCAGGAGTCCCACCGGGGTGGCAGCGGGATAGAAGGACAGATGGAGGAGGGCGAAGAAGAG ggATCACAGTTGCCTGAAACACGCCATCCTCGTGAGTTGTGTGTGGGCGTTTCTCAAACTGCACCGCTCGCTACAGTTTTGCACCTTCATGGAGTTGGAAGGCATCTGAGTGCTTTCAGTGATCAGACACCTTATGAGTCACGTGGACCATCCCGCTGTGGGTCTCTGCCTTCTCTCAAGTTTACTGACAGAGGACTAGAGTCACCACATGTTAAACTGTGGAGCTGTGACCTACACTGTGAGGAAATTGAcatggaagaggaggaagaagaaggcaatggaaatgatgacaaaaaagaaCAGAACGAGCCAGCGCATGAACAGCTCTCCAATTTGGAAGTATCGAGACCTACTAGCAATGTTGACCTTTCTGAGCCTGAAAACATCTCAGAGGATTTTGAAAATTCGGCCTTCCGCCAACTAGATACCCAATTTATTTGCCAAAACAGACCTTTTGCAAAATCTCCAAGGTCAGCCTATCGGTCCAGAGACTACCCTCATGGCTACTGCAGATCGCTGTCATCCAGTGTGGAGAATATGACTTTCTCTGGGGCATCCCCGATTCCACGGGGGGGATCGTTTCCCTACCTTAACGAAGCACTGAACAAGCAAGGCGCTAAAAGAAGTTTCAGAGACGACACATCGTTGCAATGTAGCAGGAGCAGAG AGTGGTCCAAGTCATCTGACTTCACGCAAGTCTTGAACAGCGAAAGAAGCCCAAATAGGAAGACTGTCAAAATACAAGAAAGCAGCTCAGAGAAT GGAACCATGCACACATTTTGGTCTGACGCTTGCTGGAAAAGATGGCGACGGTCGAAAGGAGAACCTGCATGTTTGTCAGCTTCGACAAGCCTCCGCCAACTTA attttgagCCCCTGGATTTGCAGAAGCAAGTTTTTTCTCATCAG GATGTTTTGAGCCCCACTCACTCAGCATGCAACAGCCGGGCGAGATCAGTGAGCCGCAGATCTTC GTCGCAGAATGGTATTAATGCTGAAG GTAGTTCCTCATTCCAGTCCTCAGATATGTTGTGTCCACATTATTCAG CCATGGAAAGAAACAATCTGATGAGACTGGCTCACACCATCCCTTTTACTCCTGTTTCCATTCTAG GCGGTGAAGAGGTGAGCATTTACTGTTTGGAGGAAGTTCGGTCAGAGGCCAACCGTGAGTCCAGCACAGTCTCTTCGTGGTCTTCGCGAGGCCTGTCCGCAATGCTTCAGCCGCTCCCGAGTGAAGAGGGATCGCTGGATGGGGGTCTGCGGCAGGGCTGCAGGGTGCTCTGCACCTGGGCCGAACGGGATGCGCTCATACCTGGGATGGTGTACATTGTCAAAGCCTTCAGACCGGAGGTGCTGTCTGCCTGGCAGAAGTACTTTCACGGCAGCACAGCGCTGCAGCTATGTTTGAGG GAGATCCAGCAGCAGAGGGCAGCACACAGGATGATGCAAGTTTTTAACCAGATCAAACCTGCCAGCATTAAACACTCCCCAAA ATTTCTGGACGTATCATTGGTCCTTTGGCATTCGAATGGCCAGTGGCTGACAATCGAAAGGAACATGTCTGGCAACTTCCgaaagtacaacaacaacacaggagAGGAGACCACACCTTCCTGTCCACTGGAAGAGCTACTCCTAGCGTTCTCCCACTGGACCTATGAGTACTCGTGCCGAGAACTGCTGGTGCTTGACGTACAAG GAGTAGGCGAGGAGCTGACGGATCCAACAGTCGTTATGGCAGAAATGCACAG TGGCGCCGTGAGCGAGATGCTGTTTGGTCCTGACAACCTAGGAGATTCTGCCATCAATGCTTTCCTGCTAAAACACTCCTGCGGCGCTTGCTGCCACACATTGGGCCTCACAG CTTTAAGGCGGCATCTGGACACGTGCAAGAGCAGCAGTTGGGCAGAGCCCACGCCGGGGGCGGCAGAACGAGAAGATGAGGAAAAGAAAGCCTCATTTTACCTTTGA